A stretch of the Medicago truncatula cultivar Jemalong A17 chromosome 5, MtrunA17r5.0-ANR, whole genome shotgun sequence genome encodes the following:
- the LOC11413994 gene encoding putative disease resistance protein RGA3 — MTKVIIGSTSGNSYDCEDLDLEPLQRRLQELLRRKRYLLVLDDLWDEEQENWLKLKSVLACGGKGASILVTTRLPKVAEIMGTVPAHKLSMLSDKDCWELFKQRAFGPNEVELTKLVAIGKEILKKCRGVPLAAITLGSLLRFKREEKEWIYVKDSKLWSLQGENSVMQALRLSYLYLPVKLRQCFAFSAIFPKDELISKQLLIELWVANGFISSNESLEAEDIGDEVWNELYWSSFFQDVQTDKLGMVTHFKMHDLVHDLAQSFAEEICCSAYNNGIINMHARIRHFSVYGQHASEDYSSIQLHHVNSLKTYIEWNFNDAGQLSPQILKFNSLRVLRSNKLNILSASIGRLKYLRYLDISHGMFKTLPQSLCRLCNLQVLKLDHCYDLQSLPDSLTHLKSLQQLSLRACYSLSSSPPKIGTLTSLRTLSIYVVGKKRGYLLEELGQLNLKGELHIKHLERVKSVTHAKEANMSSKHLNQLRLSWGRNEESQLQGNVEQILEVLQPHTQQLDSLGLRGYTGTYFPQWMSSPSLKGLTSLEITDCKNCLLLPKLGKLSSLKNLKISNMSHVVYLWEESYNGGVGGLMALETLILEKLPNLIRLSREDGENIFMTLSVLEITECPNLSGLPCLPSLKNLYLYIEGKYNQDLLRSVQKFQS, encoded by the coding sequence ATGACAAAAGTTATCATAGGATCAACTTCTGGAAATTCCTATGACTGTGAGGATTTAGATCTAGAGCCCCTACAAAGAAGACTGCAAGAGCTACTTCGAAGAAAAAGATATTTGCTTGTTTTGGATGATTTGTGGGATGAGGAACAAGAGAATTGGCTGAAGTTGAAGTCTGTATTGGCTTGTGGAGGAAAAGGTGCTTCGATTTTGGTCACTACACGGCTTCCAAAGGTAGCAGAAATCATGGGAACGGTGCCTGCTCATAAACTTTCAATGTTGTCTGACAAAGACTGCTGGGAGTTGTTTAAACAACGAGCATTTGGACCAAATGAGGTAGAACTGACAAAGCTTGTGGCAATTGGGAAAGAGATCCTAAAGAAGTGTAGGGGAGTGCCTCTTGCAGCAATAACATTAGGAAGTCTGTTGCGCtttaaaagagaagaaaaagaatggaTCTATGTCAAGGACAGCAAGTTGTGGAGCTTACAAGGTGAGAACTCTGTCATGCAGGCCTTGAGATTAAGTTACTTGTACTTGCCGGTTAAGTTGAGACAATGCTTTGCCTTCTCTGCTATATTTCCAAAAGATGAATTAATAAGTAAGCAGCTTCTAATTGAACTTTGGGTGGCCAATGGATTCATTTCGTCCAATGAAAGTTTGGAAGCGGAAGATATTGGTGATGAGGTGTGGAATGAATTATATTGGAGTTCATTTTTTCAAGATGTTCAAACAGATAAATTAGGTATGGTTACACATTTCAAAATGCATGATCTTGTTCATGATCTTGCTCAATCTTTTGCAGAGGAAATTTGTTGCAGTGCATATAATAATGGTATAATTAATATGCATGCAAGAATCCGTCACTTCTCAGTTTATGGACAACACGCATCTGAAGATTACAGTTCAATCCAGTTGCACCATGTCAACTCCTTGAAGACCTACATAGAGTGGAATTTCAATGATGCTGGCCAACTTTCACCTcaaatattgaaatttaattctttaaggGTGCTTCGGAGCAACAAACTAAACATTTTGTCAGCTTCGATTGGTCGTTTAAAATATCTAAGATACTTAGATATTTCTCATGGAATGTTCAAAACTCTTCCACAATCTCTTTGTAGGCTTTGCAATTTGCAGGTTTTGAAATTAGACCATTGTTATGATCTACAAAGTTTGCCTGATAGTTTGACACACTTAAAATCTCTACAACAACTATCTTTGAGAGCTTGCTATTCACTATCAAGTTCGCCCCCTAAGATAGGAACGTTGACTTCCCTAAGGACTTTAAGCATATATGTTGTTGGTAAGAAAAGAGGGTACCTTTTGGAAGAATTAGGACAACTAAACCTTAAAGGAGAGCTTCACATCAAGCACCTAGAGAGAGTAAAAAGTGTAACACATGCCAAAGAAGCCAATATGTCCAGTAAACACTTGAACCAATTGAGGTTGTCATGGGGGAGAAATGAAGAGTCCCAATTACAAGGAAATGTCGAGCAGATTCTCGAAGTGCTTCAACCTCATACCCAACAACTTGATTCTTTGGGTTTGAGAGGGTATACAGGTACATATTTCCCACAGTGGATGTCTAGTCCTTCTCTAAAAGGTTTAACTTCTTTAGAGATCACGGATTGCAAAAATTGTTTACTCCTTCCAAAGCTGGGGAAACTATCTTCTTTGAAGAATCTAAAAATATCTAACATGAGTCATGTAGTATACCTATGGGAGGAGTCCTATAATGGTGGAGTTGGAGGTTTAATGGCTTTGGAAACTCTTATTCTAGAAAAGCTGCCAAACCTGATAAGGCTATCAAGGGAGGATGGAGAAAATATTTTCATGACTCTTAGTGTGCTTGAAATAACTGAATGTCCTAATTTGTCTGGTTTGCCTTGTCTTCCATCTCTCAAgaatttgtatttgtatataGAAGGGAAATACAATCAAGATTTACTAAGATCAGTTCAAAAATTTCAGTCTTGA
- the LOC11411445 gene encoding uncharacterized protein isoform X3: MNSEQLKNGQQEKRCRNFHENFDLNVTAEELEDEPDLQCELAENHYSQYSELSETTEKHVDNRSMEANKHEEQVPQANTFEGCVDDLFILAQSAEILAAQTEDSVAKTHINTENQDQECSQELLDGSVSHVSSERCGLCYEVTGTRLTQIRKQARFKYRILDHDRADDNQFKHLQRKTTCLSQMKQQARCKSKNDLSSLQMINGPENKQRQGRILRLSQMKNQARSKNNATVKEGTEEHVCVNKHCNRCRVKRDNENHNKECQHVARRLRSFKTKKHRQQLTTECVRNSADTRSQASGTMLKDKNLITCQQELPQTYGCTENLEANFGTNKLEGNYGSNESSGVRYKSLQHIPSGLPVQKNVLLFTGLPNYTFHQYDPNMGWTLYMHHVQLMEHHRVVARQHRAERIEEKRALKYKQQTSKNPLLAANSEAHKEKLPVKRLRLTQLRREVRIGNQCSAMQGPDEN; the protein is encoded by the exons ATGAATAGTGAGCAGCTTAAGAACGGTCAACAAGAAAAGAGGTGCAGGAATTTTCATGAAAACTTTGATCTGAATGTAACTGCTGAAGAGCTGGAGGACGAGCCTGATTTGCAGTGTGAATTAGCAGAAAACCACTATAGCCAATATAGTGAGTTATCTGAAACGACAGAGAAGCATGTAGATAACCGCAGTATGGAAGCCAACAAACATGAAGAACAGGTGCCTCAGGCAAATACTTTTGAGGGATGTGTTGATGACTTGTTCATTCTAGCACAATCTGCTGAAATATTAGCAGCACAGACGGAAGATAGTGTGGCTAAGACACATATAAACACCGAAAATCAAG ATCAGGAGTGCTCTCAAGAACTACTTGATGGATCGGTTTCTCATGTGAGTAGTGAAAGGTGTGGACTTTGTTATGAAGTTACAGGAACGCGCTTAACTCAAATCCGAAAGCAAGCTAGATTTAAATATCGTATATTGGATCATGATAGGGCAGATGATAACCAATTCAAacatttacaaagaaaaacaacCTGCCTGAGCCAAATGAAGCAACAAGCTAGATGTAAAAGTAAGAATGATTTGTCCTCACTGCAAATGATTAATGGACCCGAAAATAAGCAGCGGCAAGGAAGGATACTTCGACTGAGTCAGATGAAAAACCAAGCTCGTTCCAAAAATAATGCAACGGTGAAAGAGGGGACTGAGGAACATGTTTGTGTAAACAAACATTGCAACAGATGTAGAG TGAAGCGGGATAATGAAAATCATAATAAGGAATGTCAACATGTTGCAAGGCGATTAAGGTCATTCAAGACTAAAAAACATAGGCAACAGTTGACGACAGAGTGCGTAAGAAATTCTGCTGATACAAGATCGCAAGCTAGTGGAACTATGCTAAAAGATAAGAATCTAATAACATGTCAACAAGAGCTACCTCAAACCTATGGATGTACCGAAAATTTAGAAGCAAACTTTGGCACAAATAAACTTGAAGGGAATTACGGATCAAATGAATCGTCAGGGGTCAGATACAAATCTCTTCAGCATATTCCAAGTGGACTTCCGGTGCAAAAGAATGTACTTTTGTTCACTGGATTACCAAATTACACATTCCATCAATATGATCCAAATATGGGATGGACGTTGTACATGCATCATGTGCAGCTCATGGAACATCACAGGGTTGTTGCACGCCAGCATAGAGCAGAGCGAATCGAAGagaaaagggcattgaagtatAAGCAACAAACATCAAAGAATCCTTTACTAG CAGCAAATTCTGAAGCACATAAGGAAAAGTTACCTGTAAAAAGATTACGCTTAACTCAATTGAGACGTGAGGTTCGTATAGGGAATCAATGTTCTGCCATGCAAGGACCTGATGAAAATTAG
- the LOC11411445 gene encoding uncharacterized protein isoform X1, whose translation MTIMNSEQLKNGQQEKRCRNFHENFDLNVTAEELEDEPDLQCELAENHYSQYSELSETTEKHVDNRSMEANKHEEQVPQANTFEGCVDDLFILAQSAEILAAQTEDSVAKTHINTENQDQECSQELLDGSVSHVSSERCGLCYEVTGTRLTQIRKQARFKYRILDHDRADDNQFKHLQRKTTCLSQMKQQARCKSKNDLSSLQMINGPENKQRQGRILRLSQMKNQARSKNNATVKEGTEEHVCVNKHCNRCRVKRDNENHNKECQHVARRLRSFKTKKHRQQLTTECVRNSADTRSQASGTMLKDKNLITCQQELPQTYGCTENLEANFGTNKLEGNYGSNESSGVRYKSLQHIPSGLPVQKNVLLFTGLPNYTFHQYDPNMGWTLYMHHVQLMEHHRVVARQHRAERIEEKRALKYKQQTSKNPLLAANSEAHKEKLPVKRLRLTQLRREVRIGNQCSAMQGPDEN comes from the exons ATG ACCATTATGAATAGTGAGCAGCTTAAGAACGGTCAACAAGAAAAGAGGTGCAGGAATTTTCATGAAAACTTTGATCTGAATGTAACTGCTGAAGAGCTGGAGGACGAGCCTGATTTGCAGTGTGAATTAGCAGAAAACCACTATAGCCAATATAGTGAGTTATCTGAAACGACAGAGAAGCATGTAGATAACCGCAGTATGGAAGCCAACAAACATGAAGAACAGGTGCCTCAGGCAAATACTTTTGAGGGATGTGTTGATGACTTGTTCATTCTAGCACAATCTGCTGAAATATTAGCAGCACAGACGGAAGATAGTGTGGCTAAGACACATATAAACACCGAAAATCAAG ATCAGGAGTGCTCTCAAGAACTACTTGATGGATCGGTTTCTCATGTGAGTAGTGAAAGGTGTGGACTTTGTTATGAAGTTACAGGAACGCGCTTAACTCAAATCCGAAAGCAAGCTAGATTTAAATATCGTATATTGGATCATGATAGGGCAGATGATAACCAATTCAAacatttacaaagaaaaacaacCTGCCTGAGCCAAATGAAGCAACAAGCTAGATGTAAAAGTAAGAATGATTTGTCCTCACTGCAAATGATTAATGGACCCGAAAATAAGCAGCGGCAAGGAAGGATACTTCGACTGAGTCAGATGAAAAACCAAGCTCGTTCCAAAAATAATGCAACGGTGAAAGAGGGGACTGAGGAACATGTTTGTGTAAACAAACATTGCAACAGATGTAGAG TGAAGCGGGATAATGAAAATCATAATAAGGAATGTCAACATGTTGCAAGGCGATTAAGGTCATTCAAGACTAAAAAACATAGGCAACAGTTGACGACAGAGTGCGTAAGAAATTCTGCTGATACAAGATCGCAAGCTAGTGGAACTATGCTAAAAGATAAGAATCTAATAACATGTCAACAAGAGCTACCTCAAACCTATGGATGTACCGAAAATTTAGAAGCAAACTTTGGCACAAATAAACTTGAAGGGAATTACGGATCAAATGAATCGTCAGGGGTCAGATACAAATCTCTTCAGCATATTCCAAGTGGACTTCCGGTGCAAAAGAATGTACTTTTGTTCACTGGATTACCAAATTACACATTCCATCAATATGATCCAAATATGGGATGGACGTTGTACATGCATCATGTGCAGCTCATGGAACATCACAGGGTTGTTGCACGCCAGCATAGAGCAGAGCGAATCGAAGagaaaagggcattgaagtatAAGCAACAAACATCAAAGAATCCTTTACTAG CAGCAAATTCTGAAGCACATAAGGAAAAGTTACCTGTAAAAAGATTACGCTTAACTCAATTGAGACGTGAGGTTCGTATAGGGAATCAATGTTCTGCCATGCAAGGACCTGATGAAAATTAG
- the LOC11411445 gene encoding uncharacterized protein isoform X2, which yields MTIMNSEQLKNGQQEKRCRNFHENFDLNVTAEELEDEPDLQCELAENHYSQYSELSETTEKHVDNRSMEANKHEEQVPQANTFEGCVDDLFILAQSAEILAAQTEDSVAKTHINTENQDQECSQELLDGSVSHVSSERCGLCYEVTGTRLTQIRKQARFKYRILDHDRADDNQFKHLQRKTTCLSQMKQQARCKSKNDLSSLQMINGPENKQRQGRILRLSQMKNQARSKNNATVKEGTEEHVCVNKHCNRCRVKRDNENHNKECQHVARRLRSFKTKKHRQQLTTECVRNSADTRSQASGTMLKDKNLITCQQELPQTYGCTENLEANFGTNKLEGNYGSNESSGVRYKSLQHIPSGLPVQKNVLLFTGLPNYTFHQYDPNMGWTLYMHHVQLMEHHRVVARQHRAERIEEKRALKYKQQTSKNPLLANSEAHKEKLPVKRLRLTQLRREVRIGNQCSAMQGPDEN from the exons ATG ACCATTATGAATAGTGAGCAGCTTAAGAACGGTCAACAAGAAAAGAGGTGCAGGAATTTTCATGAAAACTTTGATCTGAATGTAACTGCTGAAGAGCTGGAGGACGAGCCTGATTTGCAGTGTGAATTAGCAGAAAACCACTATAGCCAATATAGTGAGTTATCTGAAACGACAGAGAAGCATGTAGATAACCGCAGTATGGAAGCCAACAAACATGAAGAACAGGTGCCTCAGGCAAATACTTTTGAGGGATGTGTTGATGACTTGTTCATTCTAGCACAATCTGCTGAAATATTAGCAGCACAGACGGAAGATAGTGTGGCTAAGACACATATAAACACCGAAAATCAAG ATCAGGAGTGCTCTCAAGAACTACTTGATGGATCGGTTTCTCATGTGAGTAGTGAAAGGTGTGGACTTTGTTATGAAGTTACAGGAACGCGCTTAACTCAAATCCGAAAGCAAGCTAGATTTAAATATCGTATATTGGATCATGATAGGGCAGATGATAACCAATTCAAacatttacaaagaaaaacaacCTGCCTGAGCCAAATGAAGCAACAAGCTAGATGTAAAAGTAAGAATGATTTGTCCTCACTGCAAATGATTAATGGACCCGAAAATAAGCAGCGGCAAGGAAGGATACTTCGACTGAGTCAGATGAAAAACCAAGCTCGTTCCAAAAATAATGCAACGGTGAAAGAGGGGACTGAGGAACATGTTTGTGTAAACAAACATTGCAACAGATGTAGAG TGAAGCGGGATAATGAAAATCATAATAAGGAATGTCAACATGTTGCAAGGCGATTAAGGTCATTCAAGACTAAAAAACATAGGCAACAGTTGACGACAGAGTGCGTAAGAAATTCTGCTGATACAAGATCGCAAGCTAGTGGAACTATGCTAAAAGATAAGAATCTAATAACATGTCAACAAGAGCTACCTCAAACCTATGGATGTACCGAAAATTTAGAAGCAAACTTTGGCACAAATAAACTTGAAGGGAATTACGGATCAAATGAATCGTCAGGGGTCAGATACAAATCTCTTCAGCATATTCCAAGTGGACTTCCGGTGCAAAAGAATGTACTTTTGTTCACTGGATTACCAAATTACACATTCCATCAATATGATCCAAATATGGGATGGACGTTGTACATGCATCATGTGCAGCTCATGGAACATCACAGGGTTGTTGCACGCCAGCATAGAGCAGAGCGAATCGAAGagaaaagggcattgaagtatAAGCAACAAACATCAAAGAATCCTTTACTAG CAAATTCTGAAGCACATAAGGAAAAGTTACCTGTAAAAAGATTACGCTTAACTCAATTGAGACGTGAGGTTCGTATAGGGAATCAATGTTCTGCCATGCAAGGACCTGATGAAAATTAG